The proteins below are encoded in one region of Clostridium estertheticum:
- a CDS encoding nucleoside triphosphate pyrophosphohydrolase, with protein MKTYNKLVRDKIPEIIKTAGKSFDIHYAKKEDISPLLETKLNEEVSEYLEAKNLEELADVMEVLFGLANALGYSEEDLINNRNEKKEERGGFETGIVLEKVYE; from the coding sequence TAGTCCGCGACAAAATCCCTGAAATCATCAAAACTGCAGGTAAAAGCTTTGATATCCACTATGCTAAAAAAGAAGATATTTCACCCTTACTTGAAACCAAATTAAATGAGGAAGTATCTGAATATCTAGAAGCTAAAAACTTAGAAGAACTTGCTGATGTTATGGAAGTTTTATTTGGACTTGCAAATGCTCTTGGATATTCCGAGGAAGATCTAATTAACAATAGAAATGAAAAGAAAGAAGAAAGAGGCGGCTTTGAAACAGGCATAGTACTCGAAAAAGTTTACGAATAG
- a CDS encoding UvrD-helicase domain-containing protein, giving the protein MIEEEFAALTKNNESYNGLLNKFFLSYMKEYRSRFDFKNEGEFIDYLKDNQIQTFKNEVVKSYEEMEIANFLFINKINYEYEKNYKINTADRKYSRYRPDFYLTDYEIYIEHFGIDRKGNVPKYFTGKNGVSAKEVYNDGIRWKREIHKKYNTKLIETYSYEKMEGNLLEKLEKQLKAAGVVFNAMSRNEVWEVIEKNKAYELKSIIKLINTFIMLMKSNGFSVEAIKQVNVKELSGYEKSRNDIFINITAPIYEAYNKELINNDEIDFSDMINKATKYILEGKFNKKYSYIIVDEYQDISLARYSLIKAIKELNNSKLFCVGDDWQSIYRFAGGDVNLFVKFDQYFGFTEKTYIETTYRFNKSLIDLSGKFVLKNKGQIKKKLKSFDDNQDLSYELLYGDKKSELTILLKERLNSISPKSTVAFLGRYKDDLKFLLDDNFSYRYDSHLGRGIISYKKRFDLHIEFLTVHKSKGLQADYVFIVNNSNGKHGFPSKIEDDKVLNLLIQNKEKYEYAEERRLFYVALTRAKKHVYLLVENNSKSSFIREIEEDNNIKVAKVKAINCPECKKGELKIRTGPYGEFYACSNYPLCEHTEKIKVNNLEGQILPKEIVGNVHKDKEKSLVIAGKK; this is encoded by the coding sequence TTGATTGAAGAAGAATTTGCTGCATTAACTAAAAATAATGAAAGCTATAATGGTTTGTTAAATAAATTTTTCTTATCTTATATGAAAGAATATAGGAGTAGATTTGATTTCAAAAATGAGGGAGAATTCATAGATTATTTAAAAGACAATCAAATACAGACTTTTAAAAACGAAGTTGTTAAAAGTTATGAGGAGATGGAGATAGCTAATTTTCTATTTATAAATAAGATAAATTATGAATATGAAAAAAATTATAAAATAAACACTGCCGATAGAAAGTATAGTAGGTATAGGCCAGATTTCTATTTAACAGATTATGAGATTTACATAGAGCATTTTGGTATAGATAGAAAAGGCAATGTTCCAAAGTATTTCACAGGCAAAAATGGTGTGAGTGCAAAAGAAGTTTATAATGATGGAATAAGGTGGAAAAGAGAAATACATAAAAAATATAATACAAAACTTATAGAAACTTATTCCTATGAAAAAATGGAAGGGAACTTGCTTGAGAAGTTAGAAAAACAATTAAAGGCTGCAGGGGTAGTATTTAATGCAATGTCAAGGAATGAAGTATGGGAGGTTATTGAAAAGAATAAAGCTTATGAATTAAAAAGCATAATTAAATTAATCAATACTTTTATAATGTTAATGAAGTCAAATGGTTTTTCTGTAGAAGCTATAAAGCAAGTAAATGTAAAAGAGCTTTCAGGATATGAAAAAAGTAGAAATGATATTTTTATAAATATTACTGCACCAATATATGAAGCTTATAATAAAGAACTTATAAACAATGATGAAATAGATTTTAGCGATATGATAAATAAAGCTACTAAATATATATTAGAAGGAAAGTTTAATAAAAAATATAGTTATATAATTGTGGATGAGTATCAGGATATTTCTTTGGCGAGGTACAGTTTAATCAAAGCTATTAAAGAATTAAATAATTCAAAATTATTTTGTGTAGGAGATGATTGGCAAAGTATATATAGATTTGCTGGAGGTGATGTAAATTTATTTGTTAAATTTGATCAATATTTCGGGTTTACGGAAAAAACATATATCGAAACAACCTATAGATTTAATAAAAGTCTTATTGATTTAAGTGGTAAATTCGTCTTAAAAAATAAAGGGCAAATAAAGAAGAAACTTAAAAGTTTTGATGATAATCAGGATCTGTCATATGAATTATTGTATGGAGATAAAAAAAGCGAACTTACTATATTATTAAAAGAAAGATTAAACTCAATTTCGCCTAAAAGTACAGTGGCGTTCCTTGGAAGATATAAAGACGATTTGAAGTTTTTACTTGATGATAATTTTAGTTATAGATATGATTCTCATTTAGGTAGGGGAATAATTTCTTATAAAAAGAGGTTTGATTTACATATAGAATTTTTAACAGTTCATAAGTCTAAAGGATTGCAGGCGGATTATGTTTTCATAGTTAATAACAGCAATGGTAAACATGGATTCCCAAGTAAGATTGAAGATGATAAGGTACTTAATTTATTAATACAAAATAAAGAAAAATATGAATACGCTGAAGAACGAAGGCTATTTTATGTAGCATTAACTAGAGCTAAAAAACACGTATATCTTTTAGTTGAGAATAATAGTAAATCGTCTTTTATTAGAGAAATTGAGGAAGATAATAATATTAAGGTAGCAAAAGTAAAGGCAATAAATTGTCCGGAATGCAAAAAAGGTGAACTTAAAATTAGGACAGGCCCTTACGGAGAATTTTACGCTTGTTCTAATTATCCGCTATGCGAACATACAGAAAAAATTAAAGTGAATAATTTAGAAGGACAAATTCTGCCCAAAGAAATAGTTGGAAATGTACATAAAGATAAAGAGAAGAGTTTAGTAATAGCTGGTAAAAAATAA
- a CDS encoding UvrD-helicase domain-containing protein, producing MSNNILLVILGLIVTMLFISSSKKRLIRIQEQRACFNKIVNEFKIACEELNGYTKDFYYTYFMKEKWKNKYKELYSKVDKKWKYEKLKLDKDILNSIDEFKNKYSNIEKIRDDYNKKFIRIEKINYKNLFDNIEGRALDQQQRECVIKEEINNLVIAGAGTGKTTTIVGKIKYLLEKYNYNSDEILVLSFTNASASEMAERVKKETGKNMDVMTFHKLGKEIIAEVEGKQPSIT from the coding sequence TTGAGTAATAATATTCTATTAGTGATTTTGGGTTTAATAGTAACTATGCTTTTTATTTCCTCAAGCAAAAAAAGGCTTATAAGAATTCAAGAACAAAGAGCGTGCTTCAATAAAATAGTTAATGAATTCAAGATTGCATGTGAAGAACTAAATGGTTATACAAAAGATTTTTATTATACTTATTTTATGAAAGAAAAGTGGAAAAATAAGTATAAAGAATTGTATTCTAAAGTGGATAAAAAGTGGAAGTATGAGAAGTTGAAACTGGATAAAGACATATTAAACTCAATAGATGAATTTAAAAATAAATATAGTAATATAGAAAAAATAAGAGATGATTATAATAAGAAATTTATTCGAATTGAAAAAATAAATTATAAGAATTTATTCGACAATATTGAAGGGAGAGCTTTAGATCAGCAGCAGAGAGAATGTGTAATAAAAGAGGAGATAAACAATCTTGTTATAGCTGGGGCAGGAACTGGTAAGACAACTACAATTGTTGGAAAGATAAAATATCTTCTAGAAAAATATAATTACAACTCTGATGAAATTTTAGTTTTATCTTTTACAAATGCATCAGCAAGTGAAATGGCTGAAAGAGTAAAAAAAGAAACTGGGAAAAACATGGACGTTATGACTTTTCATAAACTTGGAAAAGAAATCATTGCAGAAGTTGAAGGTAAGCAGCCAAGTATAACTTAA
- a CDS encoding McrB family protein, translated as MSLLQEHRNKLIKSNQCYMVGILAEHESYYPSGDEQEVITTMRNSDDKVIFFIKPLSLDPEPISEIDVEVANPLYIGIDSIQGDWFLPYTYKLTPNVTQKKQIIYDKLKDKLIVFKPKITFSNRDEPDKPFKNAIVINVESEIKIDKDMEFISIPMIEISNVEFEKKLMDGSSIILNDYSHEMFSPEHIMCNNYIYFNLPELVKSPINSGWICEKFSDRVKRIKINIENSEMDGKIIEVGGVNIIFIERDSLYKLEGNSKAENLSDPIVDEIIPKEVNEKSSANFEINLNETNFIDAFKESTLKQNLCYAKEDLINLHTCVKTNPLTILAGMSGTGKSELANFYAKMLKATERLETLLFLPISPSYTEPGDILGFLNNTTGLFIPSETGLSEFLIHAKEHPKSMHVVVFDEMNLSQVEYWFSPFISLLERKPNERILFLYNPATHCINKQSYPPSITINDNVKFIGTVNMDETTKDFSDRLLDRANIINLKKESLQTFQEEIQNIKSNDIDYNDFMCKSVDEYQSWTVKKNWSDAFTKAEIKFLDDLHDLLNGLDDQKGVSFRITKKIGEYLLNIPFNSDGVQMISKGDAFDLQIKQRLVTKIKGTEKKYGTLIGVMNDNDINSENIEPTNSKLFTFFNTEEALKISDFKITKKEIIRKAKELGVYGYAN; from the coding sequence ATGTCATTATTGCAAGAACACAGGAATAAATTAATAAAATCAAATCAATGTTATATGGTAGGTATATTAGCAGAGCATGAATCATATTATCCATCAGGCGATGAACAAGAAGTTATAACAACAATGAGAAATTCTGATGATAAAGTGATTTTTTTTATAAAACCCCTAAGTCTTGACCCAGAACCTATAAGTGAAATAGATGTAGAAGTAGCAAATCCTTTATATATAGGAATTGATAGTATTCAGGGCGATTGGTTTCTTCCATATACATATAAATTAACCCCAAATGTCACTCAAAAAAAGCAAATCATTTATGATAAACTAAAAGATAAATTAATTGTTTTTAAACCCAAAATAACTTTTTCAAATAGAGACGAGCCTGATAAACCCTTTAAAAATGCGATTGTAATAAATGTTGAATCTGAAATTAAAATTGATAAAGATATGGAATTTATATCTATACCTATGATTGAAATAAGTAATGTAGAATTTGAAAAAAAATTAATGGACGGTAGCAGTATTATATTAAATGATTATAGTCATGAAATGTTTTCGCCAGAACATATTATGTGCAATAACTACATATACTTTAATCTTCCTGAGCTTGTAAAGTCCCCTATTAATTCTGGGTGGATATGTGAAAAGTTTTCTGATAGAGTTAAGCGTATAAAAATAAATATAGAGAATAGTGAAATGGACGGGAAAATAATTGAAGTCGGAGGGGTTAATATTATTTTTATAGAAAGAGATTCTCTTTATAAATTAGAGGGAAATAGTAAGGCGGAGAATTTATCAGACCCAATAGTAGATGAAATTATACCGAAGGAAGTTAATGAAAAAAGTTCTGCTAATTTTGAAATAAATCTTAATGAAACTAATTTTATAGATGCATTTAAAGAATCTACGTTAAAACAAAATTTATGCTATGCAAAAGAAGATTTAATTAATTTACATACTTGCGTAAAAACTAATCCATTAACCATATTAGCAGGTATGTCTGGAACTGGAAAATCAGAATTGGCTAATTTTTATGCTAAAATGTTAAAAGCAACAGAACGACTTGAAACCTTATTGTTTTTACCTATAAGTCCTTCTTATACAGAACCAGGCGATATACTCGGCTTTCTAAATAATACAACTGGGTTGTTTATTCCATCCGAAACTGGGCTTAGTGAATTTTTAATACATGCAAAAGAACATCCTAAATCAATGCATGTAGTAGTTTTTGATGAAATGAACCTTTCTCAAGTAGAATATTGGTTTTCACCCTTTATATCATTATTAGAAAGAAAACCAAATGAAAGAATATTGTTTTTATATAATCCTGCAACTCATTGTATCAATAAGCAATCTTATCCTCCTTCAATAACAATAAACGATAATGTTAAATTTATAGGAACTGTTAATATGGATGAAACTACTAAAGATTTTTCTGATAGACTTCTTGATAGAGCGAATATAATAAATTTAAAAAAAGAAAGCTTGCAAACTTTCCAAGAAGAGATTCAAAATATTAAGTCTAACGATATAGATTATAACGATTTTATGTGTAAGTCTGTAGATGAATATCAATCATGGACAGTGAAAAAGAACTGGTCAGACGCTTTCACAAAGGCGGAAATTAAATTTTTAGATGACCTGCATGATTTGTTAAACGGATTAGATGATCAAAAGGGAGTATCATTTAGAATAACTAAAAAAATTGGAGAATATCTATTAAATATCCCATTTAATTCAGATGGAGTACAGATGATTTCAAAAGGAGATGCATTTGACCTTCAAATAAAACAGAGATTAGTAACAAAAATTAAGGGTACTGAGAAAAAATATGGAACACTTATTGGTGTTATGAATGATAATGATATTAATAGTGAAAATATAGAGCCAACAAATAGTAAACTGTTTACATTCTTTAATACCGAGGAAGCTTTAAAAATAAGCGATTTTAAAATAACAAAAAAAGAAATCATTAGAAAAGCAAAAGAATTAGGGGTATACGGGTATGCAAACTAA
- a CDS encoding TIGR04540 family protein, giving the protein MNINTYYKNQNDLGIALNFIIDNYWNNNITEKEMIEKINLIIQNNKEKILTKEGYLTVMVHKCGKKRLELISKILKEVT; this is encoded by the coding sequence ATTAATATTAATACGTATTATAAAAATCAAAATGATTTAGGTATAGCATTGAACTTTATTATTGATAATTATTGGAATAATAACATCACCGAAAAAGAAATGATTGAAAAAATCAACTTAATTATCCAAAACAACAAAGAAAAAATATTAACTAAAGAAGGTTATTTAACTGTGATGGTTCATAAATGTGGTAAAAAAAGATTAGAACTTATAAGTAAAATCTTAAAGGAAGTGACATAA
- a CDS encoding nucleoside triphosphate pyrophosphohydrolase, translating into MKTYNKLVRDKIPEIIKAAGKNFDVHYAKKGEVLPLLETKLNEEVSEYIEAKNLEELADVMEVLFGLATALGYSEEDLINKRNEKKEERGGFEKGIVLEKVYE; encoded by the coding sequence ATGAAAACTTACAACAAACTAGTCCGCGACAAAATACCTGAAATCATCAAAGCCGCAGGTAAGAACTTTGATGTTCACTATGCTAAAAAAGGAGAAGTTCTACCTTTACTTGAAACTAAGTTAAATGAAGAAGTTTCTGAATATATAGAAGCTAAAAACTTAGAAGAACTTGCTGATGTCATGGAAGTATTATTTGGACTTGCAACTGCTCTTGGGTATTCCGAGGAAGATTTAATTAACAAAAGAAATGAAAAGAAAGAAGAAAGAGGCGGCTTTGAAAAAGGCATAGTACTCGAAAAAGTTTATGAATAG
- a CDS encoding DEAD/DEAH box helicase family protein has product MLDKVDIVTKDIITSDSIHFKGAMLDYDSNCSTGDKDYLLPKLAASLKKAKTIDMAVGFLMESGVKLLINDLKLVAQSGVRIRILTGNYLNITQPQALYLVKEALGDKVDLRFYNIKNKSFHPKSYIFEYEGDGDVFIGSSNMSNSALTSGIEWNYRLNKNKNLEDFTHFKNVFEDLFLNHSIIIDDEELRRYSSVWKRPKIFNTLEKVEDNKDEFGLVIPLYEPRGAQIEALYELRKCREDGLDKGLVVAATGIGKTYLAAFDSLDFNRILFVAHREEILNQAELSFKNIRPNIKTGFFNGENKDRNKEVLFATVQTLGQKQYLCDEYFKRDAFDYIIIDEFHHAAAGNYSNILEYFTPKFLLGLTATPERLDNKDVFALCDYNIVYEVRLKGAIDKGWLVPFRYYGVFDETDYTKISFRNGKYDETELEKALMLNKRSNLILKHYEKYNSKRALGFCSSRRHAIYMSKYFNENGIKACAVMSGEQNEFSMDRHGAVDKLKTGELNIIFSVDMFNEGLDIPQIDMILLLRPTESPTIFLQQLGRGLRKYKDKKYVNVLDFIGNYKKANLIPFFLSGNLKDTAGKAKLGRLPREEEYPDDCIVDFDFQVIDIFKKMMIEQKNIFDLVVEDFNRIKEDLKTRPSRLQMYTYMDDDLYSVIRSRGELNIFNDYLGFLNKINEISEEEKMLLNTKAYKFLNTIEKTTMTKTYKMPLLLAFYNDGNINLKIDEETIFQSFRDFYAKPSNAVDLLRHKSTKEYKDFEKKDYLKIAENPIKAFLNSAEDFFYRDEAYFCLNDDLGEFITNPDFVIQFKDIIDYRTRRFYKERLEKLEK; this is encoded by the coding sequence ATGTTGGATAAAGTTGATATTGTTACTAAAGATATAATAACTAGTGATTCCATCCATTTTAAAGGGGCAATGCTAGATTATGATTCAAACTGCTCTACAGGGGATAAGGATTATTTATTACCTAAATTAGCGGCCTCATTAAAAAAAGCAAAGACTATAGATATGGCGGTAGGATTTTTAATGGAATCAGGAGTAAAATTGCTTATAAATGATTTAAAGCTGGTGGCGCAAAGTGGTGTACGGATAAGAATATTAACAGGGAATTATCTTAATATCACTCAGCCACAAGCTTTATATTTAGTAAAGGAAGCACTAGGGGATAAGGTAGATTTAAGGTTTTATAATATTAAGAATAAATCATTTCACCCTAAGTCATACATATTTGAATATGAAGGGGATGGAGATGTTTTTATAGGATCTTCTAATATGTCTAATTCTGCATTAACTAGTGGTATTGAATGGAATTATAGATTGAATAAAAATAAGAACTTAGAGGACTTTACACACTTTAAGAATGTTTTTGAAGACTTATTTTTAAATCATTCTATAATTATTGACGACGAGGAGCTTAGGCGTTATTCATCAGTATGGAAAAGGCCTAAAATCTTTAATACTTTAGAAAAGGTAGAAGATAACAAAGATGAATTTGGCCTAGTAATTCCGTTGTACGAGCCTAGAGGTGCGCAAATTGAAGCACTATATGAACTAAGGAAATGTAGAGAAGATGGCTTAGATAAAGGATTAGTTGTGGCTGCAACGGGCATAGGTAAAACATATCTTGCTGCTTTTGATTCGCTAGATTTTAATAGAATTCTATTTGTAGCTCATAGAGAAGAAATATTAAATCAAGCAGAGTTATCTTTTAAAAACATTAGGCCTAATATTAAAACTGGATTTTTTAATGGTGAAAATAAGGATAGGAATAAAGAAGTGTTGTTTGCTACAGTACAAACCCTGGGGCAAAAACAGTACCTATGCGATGAGTATTTTAAAAGGGATGCATTTGATTATATTATAATAGATGAATTCCACCATGCAGCAGCAGGTAATTATTCAAATATATTAGAATACTTCACTCCAAAGTTTCTTTTAGGACTTACTGCAACTCCAGAGAGATTGGATAACAAAGATGTATTTGCCCTTTGTGATTATAATATTGTATATGAAGTTAGATTAAAAGGTGCTATAGACAAGGGATGGCTAGTTCCTTTTAGATACTATGGAGTTTTTGATGAGACCGATTATACAAAGATATCTTTTAGAAATGGTAAGTATGATGAAACAGAACTAGAAAAAGCCTTAATGCTTAATAAACGTTCAAATTTAATCTTAAAACATTATGAAAAATATAATAGTAAAAGGGCTTTAGGTTTCTGCAGTAGTAGACGCCATGCCATATATATGAGCAAATATTTTAATGAAAATGGAATTAAAGCCTGCGCTGTAATGAGCGGTGAGCAAAATGAATTTTCTATGGATAGACATGGAGCGGTGGATAAACTTAAAACAGGAGAATTAAATATTATATTCTCTGTGGATATGTTTAATGAAGGTTTAGATATTCCTCAAATTGATATGATATTGTTATTAAGGCCAACTGAATCCCCAACCATTTTTCTACAACAACTAGGACGTGGGTTAAGAAAATATAAGGACAAGAAGTACGTAAATGTATTAGATTTTATAGGTAATTATAAAAAAGCTAACTTAATTCCATTTTTTCTAAGTGGAAATTTAAAGGATACTGCAGGAAAAGCTAAACTAGGTAGATTGCCTAGAGAAGAAGAATATCCCGACGATTGTATAGTAGATTTTGATTTCCAAGTAATTGATATATTCAAGAAGATGATGATAGAGCAAAAGAATATATTTGATCTAGTAGTTGAGGATTTTAATAGAATAAAAGAAGATCTTAAAACTAGACCTAGTAGGCTTCAAATGTATACTTACATGGATGATGATCTCTATAGTGTAATAAGATCCAGAGGAGAACTAAATATATTTAATGATTATTTAGGCTTTCTAAATAAGATAAATGAAATTTCAGAGGAAGAGAAAATGCTTTTAAATACTAAAGCTTATAAATTTCTAAATACTATTGAGAAAACGACCATGACTAAGACTTATAAGATGCCATTACTTTTAGCTTTTTATAATGATGGTAATATAAATCTGAAAATAGATGAAGAAACAATTTTTCAAAGTTTTAGGGATTTCTATGCTAAACCTTCAAATGCGGTGGATCTTTTGAGGCATAAATCAACTAAAGAATATAAAGATTTTGAGAAGAAGGATTATCTAAAAATTGCAGAAAATCCAATAAAAGCATTTTTGAATTCTGCAGAAGATTTCTTTTATAGAGATGAAGCATATTTTTGTTTGAATGATGATTTAGGTGAATTCATTACGAATCCTGACTTTGTAATTCAATTCAAAGATATTATTGATTATAGGACTAGAAGATTTTATAAGGAGAGACTTGAGAAATTAGAAAAATAA
- a CDS encoding Fic/DOC family N-terminal domain-containing protein, producing the protein MNTAKDSSEIENIITTHDELFRAMSQKGYLTL; encoded by the coding sequence ATTAATACGGCAAAGGATAGTTCAGAAATTGAAAATATAATAACAACTCATGATGAATTATTTAGAGCAATGTCACAGAAAGGATATTTGACATTGTAA
- a CDS encoding DeoR/GlpR family DNA-binding transcription regulator: MFAEERVEKIIELLNEDQKVVVKELSKKFHVTEDCIRKDLKALEKQGIIKRTYGGGVLSRKSAPHNDILSRKNINLEEKLKIAEKAFELIQPRETIFLDISSTNILIAEKIAKGNKKLLVITNMIDIFRTFSKCDHVEVIGTGGVFDKELNGFVGSTAIENISRHKVNRAFIGSCGVNMFDKSITTFDVEDGNTKKAIICSGKKVYLVMESKKFYYDGTYKFADIYDIDAIIVDEKPDEKICRELEKINVDLI; encoded by the coding sequence ATGTTTGCAGAGGAAAGAGTAGAAAAGATTATTGAACTATTAAATGAAGATCAAAAGGTAGTTGTAAAGGAACTAAGTAAAAAGTTCCATGTAACGGAGGATTGCATAAGAAAAGATTTAAAAGCCTTAGAAAAACAAGGAATAATTAAAAGAACTTATGGAGGCGGAGTATTAAGTAGGAAGTCTGCTCCACATAATGATATTTTAAGTAGGAAGAATATTAATTTAGAGGAAAAATTAAAAATTGCAGAAAAGGCGTTTGAACTTATACAGCCAAGAGAAACAATTTTTTTGGATATATCATCCACAAATATACTAATTGCTGAGAAAATTGCAAAAGGCAATAAAAAACTATTAGTTATAACTAATATGATTGATATTTTTAGAACTTTTTCAAAATGTGATCATGTAGAAGTAATAGGGACTGGCGGAGTGTTTGACAAAGAATTAAATGGATTTGTAGGATCAACTGCTATTGAGAATATATCTAGGCACAAAGTAAATCGAGCCTTTATAGGTAGTTGTGGAGTGAATATGTTTGACAAAAGTATTACAACTTTTGATGTGGAAGATGGTAATACAAAAAAAGCTATTATTTGCTCAGGAAAAAAAGTTTATCTAGTGATGGAAAGTAAGAAATTTTATTATGATGGGACATATAAATTTGCAGATATATACGATATAGATGCAATTATTGTAGATGAAAAGCCAGATGAGAAAATTTGTAGAGAACTAGAAAAAATAAACGTAGACTTAATTTAA